A region from the Vicia villosa cultivar HV-30 ecotype Madison, WI linkage group LG3, Vvil1.0, whole genome shotgun sequence genome encodes:
- the LOC131658303 gene encoding putative F-box/LRR-repeat protein 23, with protein sequence MAPSVKKAKGGITKPNWLELPIDLTKNILERLDTVQIVTSARNVCPLWWNICKDPLMWRTIRIDNIHYTLFGYGCLEKICRLAVDLSCGQVEDINIDVIGTDALFKYIAHRETHLRRLRLCFCGQISSKRLSEFVKFSLLEEIEILYCKNMSKDNLELIGRCCPLLKSLNFGRMLDCAFVNEPFAIAKTMTRLSHLELFGVSIDDVGLFAILDGCPLLHSLDLEGCCCEYLSPSLEKRCHGKIRDFRPPKYRG encoded by the exons ATGGCGCCTTCTGTGAAGAAAGCTAAAGGTGGGATCACAAAGCCAAACTGGCTTGAGCTTCCAATAGACTTGACGAAGAACATACTTGAAAGACTGGACACAGTACAAATTGTGACAAGTGCACGTAATGTGTGTCCTCTATGGTGGAACATTTGCAAGGATCCTCTCATGTGGCGTACCATTCGCATCGATAATATCCATTATACTCTATTTGGTTACGGTTGTTTGGAGAAGATTTGTCGCTTAGCCGTTGATCTTAGTTGTGGTCAAGTGGAAGACATTAACATTGATGTGATTGGGACTGATGCCCTCTTCAAATATATTGCTCATAG ggAAACTCATTTACGGCGACTACGGCTTTGTTTTTGTGGACAAATTTCAAGTAAAAGGCTGAGTGAATTTGTGAAATTTTCACTTTTAGAAGAGATTGAAATTTTATATTGCAAGAACATGTCCAAGGACAACCTCGAATTGATTGGTCGATGTTGTCCTCTTTTGAAGTCACTAAATTTTGGGAGGATGTTAGATTGCGCTTTTGTCAATGAGCCATTTGCTATTGCAAAAACAATGACCAGACTAAGCCATCTTGAATTGTTTGGAGTTTCTATTGATGATGTTGGGTTGTTTGCCATTCTTGATGGCTGCCCTCTTCTTCATTCTCTTGATTTGGAAGGGTGCTGTTGTGAGTATTTGAGTCCAAGTTTGGAAAAACGGTGCCATGGGAAAATTAGAGATTTTCGACCGCCGAAATATCgtggttga